The following proteins are encoded in a genomic region of Nicotiana sylvestris chromosome 4, ASM39365v2, whole genome shotgun sequence:
- the LOC138889055 gene encoding uncharacterized protein, giving the protein MILRKKKKRESNKRNKVCEVEREKQERLSEGKELFSERKEAKGEENISLAIKAKESVSKKKVSLLPNPLTLSCFSSCDFVQPRDEIPFERSGEAQEMVAKDPIGFQHKFGNINSCWMVEDKSLIKFFVIKPFDYFDSYLQGYDMELPKSIAKVEPLHKRIQGRNSRTNFLQEEGNDSILGSSTLFKDKDEAFESQRWPLIRCQAKELQNKIIRLQVQMKKLLIGRKSSRIKDVNWLGDSIKDKDRVLEAPRPYTRSQAKELQTKVARLQWQIKKLSIVEEELKTKGNKLSKFYNYMVVQIEVQEEEDWVTKLALEVHQKGLKISLKEVQKGVFQKEPN; this is encoded by the exons atgatcttgagaaaaaagaaaaagagagaaagcaaTAAGAGAAACAAAGTCTGTGAGGTAGAgagagaaaaacaagagagattgagtgaaggaaaagaactctttagtgagagaaaagaggctaagggtgaggaaaacattagtcttgcgataaaagccaaagagagtgtaagcaagaaaaaagtttctttacttcctaacccattaactctttcttgttttagttcttgtgattttgtgcagccacgtgatgaaataccttttgaaaggagtggtgaggcgcaagagatggtggcaaaagatccaattggattccaacataaattcggcaatatcaattcttgttggatggtggaagacaaaagcttgattaaattctttgttattaaaccttttgactatttcgattcttatttacagggttatgacatggagttgcctaaaagcattgctaaggtggagccattgcataaaagaatacaag gtcgaaattcgaggacgaattttcttcaagaagaggggaatgatagcatcctaggaagctcaactctattcaaggacaaggatgaagctttcgaatctcaaagatggcctttaataagatgtcaagctaaagaattacaaaacaagatcattagacttcaagtgcaaatgaagaagttattaattgggaggaagagctcaaggataaaggatgtgaattggctaggtgatagcatcaaggacaaggatagagttttggaagctccaaggccatatacaagatctcaagctaaagagttgcaaactaaggttgctagacttcaatggcaaataaagaagctttcaattgtagaggaagagctcaagaccaaaggaaataaattgtccaaattttacaattatatggtggtccaaattgaagtccaagaggaggaagattgggtcaccaaattagcccttgaagtccatcaaaaagggctcaaaataagtttaaaagaggtccaaaagggggtgtttcaaaaagAGCCCAATtag